In Strongyloides ratti genome assembly S_ratti_ED321, scaffold srae_chrx_scaffold0000002, a single window of DNA contains:
- a CDS encoding Tyrosine-protein kinase Abl — MKRFIYIFYFLWYINTISTSSIINQNNLHSNYDDLVAIITYKDKVAILNSKEIKVFNQTPFNDGSFNRLISQIDITIGPYERKISEFKFLTNDYISYCVACKKCVICSIRKKKNCSVILIKKSKCTSITLSWDGDKESNIFLRRTNSEINFRGNLNHIISYKPDKLFIDYSNDYILSEIGSSNDFDLSINQEVIYSFSYKNYTYFLGYHNRRKDLEKIYDHKQYEKFFEGNVSIAKLIRVCSKDNSKDIITRMDITLTCNDFDINNSFLTTGAFLIEDNGKLLVSFKSTNNNKNQLCSYNLNDVNNRFNEYWDICQVNNIDTTTMCDEINLTSYKKDYEVCSILSRSGSRHSDVICTKFGQQPERISNCDAGNNEYSKVILGRHGWLDCYYPFDGTFEASFNSSLLSTNLHYSKRSKMLFFSDNHGNGELFYPIDKKKLKLIKKLSSIFKVKYPFTLSYDTDDFYNLDEEKEMNIEILNCSNIYKTCNDINTAEMGELKCKWCALENGKQMSINIEKEKCGDNLNKGWIFNKEDKCPFKIKNLKCGNNTITIMDNSFNKRTKFSACNVKINCNIINTTTTCFIPQDLKDCPFKIEEMIDKKNTFYQYIHECSNNYKNSHLYDVSPESKKSRTFKWIISSIIIFLFVLLLIILIYLKYHCAKRLESLNVIASDNLNNQRAKNSYTLSEMQIDKNGYVSPTISRNLFGDMPIEYIIQPNEYEINEFIGSGNFGLIYSGILKKCYSGLNETVAFKELKKNDSNWTVWKREIIVLTECKHPNIVEFKGMTYDIKKGYIMVMEFMKKGDLKKYLMDTSNQVTSFNIIRWALNIIDAMIYLHDKDFTHRDLSCRNILLTEMLEAKLSDFGLSRQLNNNGLYIGDKNYPVQLPLQWTAPECFTGKDEYTFSRANDIWAFSVVIWEMFTRKYCPYPNTPFDEYKRICLTEPLPFGLLEYNNINDWIQLTSDCRNLEPQNRPTFIKIKEIVTEIANKTIQGELIIKM; from the exons atgaaaagatttatttatattttttattttttatggtATATTAATACTATTTCAACATCTTCTattattaatcaaaataatttgcATTCTAATTATGATGATCTTGTTGCTATTATTACATACAAAGACAAAGTTGCCATTTTAAATAGCAAAGagattaaagtttttaatcaAACACCTTTTAATGATGGTAGTTTTAATAGATTAATATCGCAAATTGATATCACAATTGGACCAtatgaaagaaaaataagtgaatttaaatttcttaCAAATGATTATATATCTTATTGTGTTGCTTGTAAAAAATGTGTCATATGTTCTATacgtaaaaaaaaaaattgttccgttatattgataaaaaaatcaaaatgtaCCAGTATTACATTGTCTTGGGATGGTGATAAagaatcaaatatttttttaagaagaACTAATTCAGAGATTAATTTTAGAGGAAATTTAAATCATATCATAAGTTATAAACCagacaaattatttattgattATAGTAATGACTA tatTTTATCAGAGATTGGAAGTAGTAATGATTTTGATTTAAGTATAAATCAGGAagttatatattctttttcatataaaaattatacatattttctTGGTTATCATAATCGTAGGAaagatttagaaaaaatttatgatcataaacaatatgaaaaattttttgaaggAAATGTATCAATTGCAAAATTAATAAGAGTATGTAGCAAAGATAATAGTAAAGATATTATTACTAGAATGGATATTACTTTAACTTGTAATgattttgatattaataattcttttttgaCAACTGGtgcatttttaattgaagaTAATGGAAAATTACTTGTATCATTTAAAAGTACTAATAATAACAAGAATCAATTATGtagttataatttaaatgatgtAAATAACCGTTTTAATGAGTATTGGGATATATGCCAAGTAAATAATATAGATACAACTACTATGTGtgatgaaataaatttaacaagttataaaaaagattacgAGGTATGTAGTATATTATCTAGAAGTGGTAGTCGTCATAGTGATGTAATATGTACAAAATTTGGTCAACAACCAGAAAGAATTTCTAATTGTGATGCTGGTAATAATGAATATAGTAAAGTAATCCTTGGTCGACATGGATGGCTTGATTGTTATTATCCATTTGATGGAACATTTGAAGCTTCATTTAATTCATCTTTACTTTCAACAAATCTTCATTATTCAAAAAGatcaaaaatgttattttttagtgATAACCATGGAAATGGTGAATTATTTTATccaattgataaaaaaaaattaaaattaataaagaaattatcatctatatttaaagttaaatatcCATTTACTTTATCATATGATACAgatgatttttataatttagatgaagaaaaagaaatgaatattgaaatattaaattgttcaaatatttataaaacatgtaatgatataaatactGCAGAGATGGGTgaattaaaatgtaaatgGTGTGCTTTAGAAAATGGTAAACAAATGTCAATAAATATTGAGAAAGAAAAATGTggtgataatttaaataaaggatggatttttaataaagaagataaatgtccatttaaaataaaaaatttaaaatgtggTAATAATACAATCACTATTATggataattcttttaataaaagaacaAAATTTAGTGCTtgtaatgttaaaattaattgtaatattattaatacaacAACAACATGTTTTATACCACAAGATTTAAAAGATTGCCCATTTAAAATAGAAGAAatgattgataaaaaaaatacattttatcaatatattcaTGAATgttcaaataattataaaaattctcATTTATATGATGTATCACCAGAATCTAAAAAATCAAGAACATTTAAATGGATTATTTCttcaataattatatttctttttgtactactacttattattttaatttatttaaaatatcattgtGCAAAAAGATTAGAATCATTAAATGTCATAGCAtctgataatttaaataatcaacgagcaaaaaatagttatacaTTATCAGAAATgcaaattgataaaaatggaTATGTTTCACCAACTATTTCAAGAAATTTATTTGGTGATATGCCTATTGAATATATAATTCAACCAAATGAATATgaaataaatgaatttattGGATCAGGAAATTTTGGTCTTATATATTCgggaattttaaaaaaatgttatagtGGTTTAAATGAAACAGTTGcttttaaagaattaaaaaaaaatgattcaaATTGGACTGTATGGAAACGTgaaataattgtattaacTGAATGTAAACATCCAAATATAGTTGAATTTAAAGGTATGAcatatgatattaaaaaaggtTATATAATGGTTATggaatttatgaaaaaaggtgatttaaagaaatatttaatggaTACTAGTAATCAAGTAAcatcatttaatattattcgttgggcattaaatattattgatgCTATGATATATCTTCATGACAAAGATTTTACTCATCGTGATTTATCATGTagaaatatacttttaacaGAAATGTTAGAAGCAAAATTATCAGATTTTGGTTTAAGTCgacaattaaataataatggaTTATATATAggagataaaaattatcctGTACAATTACCATTACAATGGACTGCTCCTGAATGTTTTACGGGTAAAGACGAATATACATTTTCACGTGCCAATGATATATGGGCATTTAGTGTTGTTATATGGGAAATGTTTACAAGAAAATATTGTCCTTATCCAAACACACCTTTTGatgaatataaaagaatttgtCTAACTGAACCATTACCATTTGGTTTATtagaatataataatattaatgattgGATACAATTAACAAGTGATTGTAGAAATTTAGAACCTCAAAATAGGccaacatttattaaaattaaagaaattgtTACAGAAATTGCAAATAAAACAATACAAGGAGagttaattattaaaatgtaa
- a CDS encoding C-terminal-binding protein has protein sequence MPTTCGFPNCKFRSRYRGQEDNRHFYRIPKRPQVLRQRWLNAIGRTEETVVSQLRICSAHFEGGEKKEGDIPVPDPLLDKPLSIKLPPKESKSIGEKRRRINTTLNNNNNSNNNNNNNNDSINNNNQNTNSPKNNILDTHTNGSQQRNNSSKQKGNDIINYTDYKRKCINQDTDSRPSSCNPLIKKENSIVSDSNCQDSDILKNNNLALLNNNSSIFGTPNSSIFGNQNSSNFGQIFPNLKFLQYPYFLPNMATTRTSLPHRPLVALLDGRDCSVEMPILKEVATVAFCDAQTISEVHAKVFNEAVAALIWQNMKLGREELEKFKSLKIIVRIGTVSSNIDVNAATELGIAVCSIGQDCIEEIADSTLSMILNLYRRTYFVAKYAHETSRAITMEQLKSACEGATKINGSTLGLVGLGRVAIAVVQRAKAFGFKIKYYDPIVPPGLDKALGIKKADTLEELFKTSDCISLHCPYNENTRYLINENTLKIMKKGVFIVNTSSGSLIHERSLAEALARGDVKAAALDCHEIEPFDSSTNILSKLPNVINTPNTCWYSSESCKELRIAAANEIKLAIIGRFPGDLENCINKNELLLNTQKSNISNSTNLLRRNIQPIVNNFTPKAPMSPMHTTINSSTESCPLGNISDPISVSHAIALSQRVQEKIRNSVPVPNVSINAGFRFPTPLMMGLNPGVSNNNNINLLMRNGFNNFQHLISGVQQSTTNNSVPNLSGTPSPNPGIASVLNSLSVFKKEQIDDNIDEDKKKNISPKLSPISHEIDNKKCDNLLDSSSENTPMEQQDCEEELLKEEDNINDKKLSNNDNMTDDDKVKIYSEDNIKIESPDNILNNEKVSNNTNDETIPISTIENEETTNNEESTEAPLDVEMQKNNWSQENEENISKYDEKIKNCDNVSNDEISYTNDSQ, from the exons ATGCCAACAACTTGTGGATTTCCTAATTGTAAATTTCGTTCAAGATACCGTGGACAAGAGGATAATAGACATTTTTATCGTATTCCAAAAAGACCACAAGTATTGAGGCAAAGATGGCTTAATGCTATTGGAAGAACAGAAGAGACTGTTGTTAGTCAA TTGAGGATTTGTTCAGCACATTTTGAAGGAGGTGAAAAGAAAGAAGGGGACATACCAGTACCAGATCCATTA cttGATAAACCATTATCAATTAAGTTGCCACCAAAAGAATCTAAATCAATTGGAGAAAAAAGAAGGAGGATAAATACAAcattaaataacaataataatagtaataataataacaataataataatgatagtattaataataataatcaaaacACAAATTCacctaaaaataatatattagaCACTCATACAAATGGATCTCAACAAAGAAACAATTCTTCAAAACAAAAAGGAAATGACATAATAAACTATACAGATTATAAAAGGAAGTGTATAAATCAGGATACTGATTCACGACCTTCAAGTTGTAAtcctttaattaaaaaagaaa ATTCAATCGTAAGTGATTCTAATTGTCAAGATtcagatattttaaaaaataataatcttgcattattaaataacaattcATCAATTTTCGGAACACCGAATTCATCAATTTTTGGTAATCAAAATTCTTCTAATTTTGGGCAAATTTTtccaaatttaaaatttttgcaatatccatattttttaccaaaca tGGCAACGACTCGTACTAGTCTGCCTCATAGACCATTAGTTGCATTATTAGATGGTCGTGATTGTAGTGTTGAAATGCctattttaaaagaagtaGCTACAGTTGCTTTTTGTGATGCACAAACAATATCTGAAGTGCATGCTAAAGTTTTTAATGAAGCAGTAGCTGCTTTAATATGGCAAAATATGAAATTAGGAAGAGAAGAATTAGAAAAGTTTAAGtcgttaaaaattattgttagaATAGGAACAGTTTCATCAAATATTGATGTTAATGCAGCAACAGAGTTGGGAATTGCTGTTTGTAGTATAGGTCAAGATTGTATTGAAGAGATTGCCGACTCAACATTATcaatgatattaaatttatatagaaGAACATATTTTGTTGCAAAGTATGCTCATGAAACAAGTAGAGCAATTACAATGGAACAGCTTAAAAGTGCATGTGAAGGAgcaacaaaaattaatggaTCTACTTTAGGTCTTGTTGGTTTAGGACGTGTTGCAATTGCTGTTGTCCAAAGAGCTAAAGCATTtggttttaaaataaaatattatgatcCAATAGTTCCACCTGGTTTAGATAAAGCATTGGGAATAAAAAAAGCTGATACATTAgaagaattatttaaaacatcaGATTGTATATCATTACATTGTCCATATAACGAAAATACACGTTAtcttattaatgaaaatactttaaaaattatgaaaaaaggtgtttttattgttaatacaAGTTCAGGATCCCTTATACATGAACGTTCATTAGCTGAAGCATTAGCTAGAGGTGATGTTAAAGCAGCAGCATTAGATTGTCATGAAATTGAACCATTTGATTCatcaacaaatattttatcaaaacttCCTAATGTTATAAACACTCCAAATACATGTTGGTATTCATCTGAATCATGTAAAGAATTAAGAATAGCTGCGGCGaatgaaattaaattagCTATTATTGGTAGATTTCCAGGAGATCTTgaaaattgtataaataaaaatgaattacttttaaatacacaaaaatcaaatatatcTAATTCAACAAATCTTCTTCGTCGCAATATCCAACcaattgttaataattttacaccTAAAGCGCCTATGTCCCCAATGCATACAACAATAAATAGTAGTACAGAAAGTTGTCCATTAGGAAATATTTCTGATCCTATTTCTGTTAGTCATGCTATTGCTTTAAGTCAAAGAGTTCaagaaaaaataagaaattcAGTACCAGTACCAAATGTTTCTATTAATGCTGGATTTAGATTTCCAACACCATTAATGATGGGACTTAATCCAGGtgttagtaataataataatattaatttgttaATGAGAAAtggttttaataattttcaacaTTTAATATCTGGTGTACAACAAAGTACCACAAATAATAGTGTCCCAAATTTATCTGGAACACCAAGTCCAAATCCTGGAATTGCATCAgttttaaattcattatctgtatttaaaaaagaacaaatagatgataatattgatgaagataagaaaaaaaatatatcaccTAAATTATCACCAATTTCACATGAAATtgacaataaaaaatgtgaTAATTTATTAGATTCTTCTTCAGAGAACACTCCAATGGAGCAACAAGATTGTGAagaagaattattaaaagaagaagacaatataaatgacaaaaaattgtctaataatgataatatgaCTGATGatgataaagtaaaaatatattctgaggataatataaaaattgaaagtcctgataatattttaaataatgagaAAGTTTCTAATAATACAAATGATGAGACAATACCAATATCAACAATTGAAAATGAAGAAACAACAAATAATGAAGAATCAACAGAAGCTCCATTAGACGTTGAAatgcaaaaaaataattggtCACAGGAAAATGAAGAAAACATATCAAAATAcgatgaaaaaataaaaaattgtgatAACGTTAGTAATGATGAAATCTCTTATACAAATGACTCTCAATAA
- a CDS encoding EPS15 homology (EH) domain and SH3 domain and Protein kinase-like domain and EF-hand domain pair-containing protein, whose translation MASNFFNEVHDREHAIFFLTAANGGNVISYQDAVQFALRLGLNIMIIEQAALLSDFFNGGSVYDWKRFCTFAYLCRAIKQGYILTTPLDLKWRQVPIPNLETIKLQLHSMGITFGPINKQNVGVYQSSTPTPFDERKSGENWNLSANLKAKYAQRFNQLDSQRKDYLDQNVVTRVLRESNLPNHVLAKVWEFCCGSGPISRGRFIAAVFMAEKLAEGYTLPSRLPEELVSVITGMPITYSPTTIQTMNHCHGGMTFEEKRMDNLKRSEAVLQPRREALLEQEQAQKALLMRKQEEERIRREQEQQELAKQKLIETLKYEVKELDGKKKDLTRLVERLNEENLNIQHDIEKAEFTLQGIEENTKELSSEFQKDVEIFRNMTQAHTEAKANFEKCITEIDKYTKEIHLLAQEIAQNSHEMLQLKSRFASNPELVQLEETKNELSQDIEHLKNEIEALKEVATNEEIFEAKAQHLEKENAQKFSTLNSTLMVAAENYMEKYNELNTKGTAKGMINLDKLYNLAKEGKPIIAFPNMSETFSNNTLNEDNNYSSSTYPNPFAESKNEENIDPFANVEKIDNNFDDPFGGNDKSQDNDDFFKNDPFNCNQTTDDNTFNEPWSEIKESNSFSNNITNDKKNNIDIKEGEDNNKNNNLKNSIDDPFNTLQENDKCLTNGNITKDNSIFNKSFDNFNHIQTPQNQIENPFSNANISSTSDKFIGTNNGMKCYVAIHDFEAPKDDTEALSFNIDDMCITNQPENGEWVYGVIGDKVGYVPTSYFKLVDDFTTDTETIKKIVKIIEDGLKKQNNENPFETNDTSGHVQIYSENENKISIQDNFKEPIYCEARMITGWKYEFNGESCFIKQGEILPVLEQLDVQTKILHNGREILIPKALLSTIDGGSLNKINSNSIKNSISSNSVQNSYVKQGIGETRSLQELQEKIRTDLTFSDTKASRTEEHLARLHSPRSSENKFDVTSKIAIAEYDFEPRSDDELRFKKGEKIIVIDTTDGSWGRGYLVNSADTTPMYFPMNFTNCNMSNLTIINQSLYHGKRHDKSLVSDDSHLKCMKEILSTMKHDEDPNSVLEFKQKTHQLCARFLGGAWKIASLDEIKIDRIKGGMSNMLFLCYLTEFRPKIKAEPDKVLLRVYFNPETESHLVAESVIFTLLSERHLGPMLYGIFSGGRLEEYIPSRPLSTKEIAFSTISNKIAKRLARVHQLDIPIWKEPDYLCDAMERWLTQLLQNSKDNEIILISDNYNSYTPNNLTYHDIWNEVEKLRLLLQNCKSAVVFCHNDLQEGNILLPKASSGNIRQESFSGDDTPCNTNQLRAFNPFDPKLVLIDFEYASYNYRGFDFANHFVEYSINYDVDSYPYYVITEEDLPTQQKMKEFFRSYCIELNRNLYENDLEEEAEKMLKETIPFIAISHLFWGIWGLLQVHVSPVGFGFNEYGRDRIGLYFKNRNLLENLNDN comes from the exons atggcttcaaatttttttaatgaagtACATGATCGAGAACAtgctatattttttttaacagcAGCCAATGGTGGTAATGTTATAAGTTACCAGGATGCCGTACAATTTGCATTAAGATTAggtttaaatataatgataattgaACAG gCTGCTCTCTTAtcagatttttttaatggtGGTAGTGTTTATGATTGGAAAAGATTTTGTACATTTGCCTATCTTTGTAGAGCTATAAAACAaggatatattttaacaacaCCATTAGATTTAAAATGGAGACAGGTACCAATACCTAATCTTGAAACAATAAAACTTCAATTACATTCTATGGGTATAACTTTTGGACCcattaataaacaaaatgttGGAGTATATCAATCTTCAACACCAACACCATTTGATGAAAGAAAATCTGGTGAAAATTGGAATTTGTCAGCAAATTTAAAAGCAAAATATGCTCAAAGATTTAATCAATTAGACAGTCAACGTAAAGATTATTTAGATCAAAATGTAGTTACAAGAGTATTAAGAGAATCAAACTTGCCGAATCATGTTTTAGCAAAAGTATGGGAATTTTGTTGTGGTAGTGGTCCAATTTCAAGAGGAAGATTTATAGCTGCTGTATTTATGGCAGAAAAATTGGCTGAAGGTTATACATTACCATCAAGATTACCTGAAGAATTGGTATCTGTTATTACTGGAATGCCAATAACATACAGTCCTACAACAATTCAAACAATGAATCATTGTCATGGAGGTATGAcatttgaagaaaaaaggatggataatttaaaaagaagtGAAGCTGTTTTACAACCACGTAGAGAAGCATTATTAGAACAAGAACAAGCCCAAAAAGCACTACTTATGCGCAAACAAGAAGAGGAAAGAATAAGAAGAGAACAAGAACAACAAGAATTAgcaaaacaaaaattaattgaaacattaaaatatgaaGTAAAAGAATTAGATGGTAAAAAGAAAGACTTAACACGTCTTGTTGAGAGGttaaatgaagaaaatttaaatattcaacaTGATATTGAGAAAGCTGAATTTACCCTACAAGGAATTGAAGAGAATACTAAAGAGTTATCTTCTGAATTTCAAAAAGATGTTGAAATATTTCGTAATATGACACAAGCTCATACAGAAGCTAAGgcaaattttgaaaaatgtataactgaaattgataaatatactAAAGAAATTCATTTATTAGCACAAGAAATTGCCCAAAATTCTCATGAAATGCTTCAATTAAAATCTCGTTTTGCTTCAAATCCAGAACTCGTTCAATTAGaagaaacaaaaaatgaattatctCAAGATAttgaacatttaaaaaatgaaatagaaGCATTAAAAGAAGTTGCTACAAATGAAGAAATTTTTGAAGCAAAAGCTCAACATTTAGAAAAAGAGAATGCTCaaaaattttcaacattAAATAGTACCTTAATGGTTGCTGCAGAAAATTATATGGAAAAGtataatgaattaaataCAAAAGGTACAGCTAAAGGAATGATtaatttagataaattatataatctAGCTAAAGAAGGAAAACCAATTATAGCTTTTCCAAATATGTCTGAAACATTTAgtaataatactttaaatgAAGATAACAATTATTCATCATCAACTTATCCAAATCCATTTGCTGAAagtaaaaatgaagaaaatattgaCCCATTTGCTAATGTtgaaaaaatagataataattttgatgatCCATTTGGAGGGAATGATAAAAGTCAAGATAATGATGACTTTTTTAAGAATGATCCATTTAATTGTAATCAAACAACAGATGATAATACATTTAATGAACCATGGTCGGAGATAAAAGAAAGTAATTCTTTTAGTAACAATATTActaatgataagaaaaacaATATAGATATTAAAGAAGGagaagataataataaaaataataatttgaaaaatagtATCGATGATCCATTTAACACACTAcaagaaaatgataaatgttTAACAAATGGTAACATAACAAAAGATAATTctatatttaacaaatcttttgataattttaatcatattcAAACACCACAAAATCAAATAGAAAATCCCTTTAGTAACGCAAATATATCCTCAACGTCagataaatttattggaACAAATAATGGAATGAAATGTTATGTAGCTATTCATGATTTTGAAGCTCCAAAAGATGACACTGAAGCATTATCCTTTAATATTGATGACATGTGTATAACAAATCAACCAGAAAATGGAGAATGGGTTTATGGTGTTATTGGTGATAAAGTTGGTTATGTACCAACAAGCTATTTTAAATTAGTAGATGATTTTACCACTGATACtgaaacaattaaaaaaattgtaaaaattattgaagatggattaaaaaaacaaaataatgaaaatccATTTGAGACTAATGATACTTCTGGACATGTACAAATTTATTCcgaaaatgaaaataaaatttctattcaagataattttaaagaaccAATTTATTGTGAAGCTAGAATGATAACAGGATGGAAATATGAATTTAATGGAGAAAgttgttttattaaacagGGAGAAATATTACCTGTACTAGAACAATTAGATGTTCAAACAAAAATTCTTCATAATGGAAGAGAAATTCTTATTCCTAAAGCATTGTTATCAACTATTGATGGTggttcattaaataaaattaatagtaattcaattaaaaatagtatatcATCAAATAGTGTTCAAAATAGTTATGTTAAACAAGGAATAGGAGAAACAAGAAGTCTACAAGAATTACAAGAGAAAATTAGAACAGATTTGACATTTAGTG aTACTAAAGCATCAAGAACAGAAGAACATTTAGCTAGATTACATTCTCCAAGATCaagtgaaaataaatttgatgtAACATCAAAAATTGCCATAGCAGAATATGATTTTGAACCAAGAAGTGATGATGAATTAAGATTTAAGAAAGGTGAGAAGATTATAGTTATTGATACAACAGATGGAAGTTGGGGTCGTGGATATTTAGTAAATAGTGCTGATACTACACCAATGTATTTTCCAATGAATTTT acaAATTGTAATATGTCTAATCTAACAATTATCAA tCAATCATTGTACCATGGTAAAAGGCATGATAAATCCCTTGTTTCTGATGACAGTCATTTAAAATGTatgaaagaaatattatcCACAATGAAACATGATGAAGATCCAAATAGTGTTTTagaatttaaacaaaaaactCATCAACTTTGTGCAAGATTTTTAGGTGGTGCATGGAAAATTGCTTCACTtgatgaaattaaaattgatagaataaa aggTGGAATGTCtaatatgttatttttatgttactTAACTGAATTTAGACCAAAGATAAAAGCTGAACCTgataaagtattattaagAGTTTACTTTAATCCTGAGACAGAAAGTCATCTTGTTGCTGAGTCtgttatttttactttactTTCAGAGAGACATCTTGGACCAATGTTATATGGTATATTTAGTGGTGGAAGATTAGAAGAATATATCCCGTCAAGGCCATTATCTACTAAAGAAATTGCATTTTCAacaatatcaaataaaatagcTAAAAGACTTGCTAGAGTACATCAATTAGATATTCCTATATGGAAAGAACCTGATTATCTTTGTGATGCAATGGAAAGATGGTTAACacaattattacaaaatagtaaggataatgaaattatattaatttctGACAATTATAATTCATATACTCCAAATAATCTTACTTACCATGATATTTGGAATGAAGTTGAAAAATTAcgtttattattacaaaattgtAAAAGTGCTGTAGTTTTTTGTCATAATGATTTACAAGAAGGTAATATTTTACTTCCAAAAGCATCATCTGGTAATATAAGACAAGAATCATTTTCTGGTGATGATACACCATGTAATACAAATCAATTACGTGCTTTTAATCCATTTGATCCAAAATTAGTTTTAATAGATTTTGAATACGCAAGTTATAATTACAGAGGTTTCGATTTTGCAAATCATTTTGTTGAATATTCAATTAATTATGATGTTGATAGTTATCCATATTATGTCATAACAGAAGAAGACTTACCAACTCAacaaaaaatgaaagaaTTTTTTAGAAGTTATTGTATTGAATTAAATCGAAATCTTTATGAAAATGATTTAGAAGAAGAGGctgaaaaaatgttaaaagaaaCAATACCATTTATTGCTATATCTCATCTTTTTTGGGGAATATGGGGATTATTACAAGTTCATGTATCACCAGTTGGATTTGGTTTTAATGAATATGGAAGAGATAGAATtggattatattttaaaaatcgcAACCTATTAGAGAATTTAAAtgacaattaa
- a CDS encoding Collagen triple helix repeat-containing protein encodes MKEIFKIGFLFSFLSIILSLFSVIKISKKILSFTKTLQEYHYFFNLYDKEFTFKKNKYKRFKRQESFFMEFNEKCFCNTLNKCPVGRPGLPGKRGLDGERGLPGLPGMKGLPGNFLPINYDFINQCRICPMGVTGERGLPGKKGEPGINGLHGIKGQPGKRGLSGYPGLKGDSGSYGIPGLPGTKGQRGIDGIYYPIGQKGMKGRIGFMGFKGEKGRNGRHGISGKDGERGLSGISGPKGFPGLNQTKGSKGYPGIPGSDGRYCPCPRRSKQ; translated from the exons atgaaagaaatttttaaaattggttttttattttcttttttatctattatcTTATCATTGTTTTCTGTAATTAagatatctaaaaaaatcttatcaTTTACAAAAACTCTCCAagaatatcattatttttttaatttatatgataaagaatttac ttttaaaaaaaataaatacaaacGATTCAAAAGACaagaaagtttttttatggaatttaatgaaaaatgtttttgtaatacattaaataaatgtccTGTTGGAAGACCAGGTCTACCAGGCAAGAGAGGACTTGATGGAGAAAGAGGACTTCCTGGATTACCAGGAATGAAAGGTCTTCCTGGTAATTTTTTACCCATAAACtatgattttattaatcaaTGTAGAATTTGTCCTATGGGTGTTACTGGAGAACGAGGATTGCCTGGAAAAAAAGGGGAACCAGGAATAAATGGTTTACATGGTATTAAGGGACAACCTGGTAAACGTGGTCTTTCTGGGTATCCAGGATTAAAAGGTGATTCTGGATCTTATGGAATTCCAGGTCTTCCTGGAACTAAAGGCCAAAGAGGAATTGACGGAATTTATTATCCAATTGGTCAAAAAGGAATGAAAGGAAGAATAGGATTTATGGGTTTTAAAGGTGAAAAAGGAAGAAATGGAAGACATGGAATTTCTGGTAAAGATGGTGAAAGAGGTTTATCAGGTATATCTGGTCCAAAAGGATTTCCAGGACTTAATCAAACTAAAGGTTCCAAAGGATATCCAGGAATTCCTGGATCAGATGGTAGATATTGCCCTTGTCCAAGACGTtctaaacaataa